CGCGGTTCTACTTCGCGAGAGCGGACGCGCCGCCGACGATCTCACTGATCTCCTGGGTGATCTGCGCCTGACGCAGCTGGTTGGCCTGCCGCGACAGGTCGGTGATCAACTCGTCGGCGTTGTCGGTCGCCGCCTTCATGGCGGTCCGTCGGGCCGCCGACTCCGACGCAGCCGCCTCGAGCAGCGCGGCGTACACACGGGTCGCGATGTACTTCGGCAGCAGAGCCGACAGCAGCGTCTCGGCACCGGGCTCGAACGAGTAGTTCCGAGCCTCGGTCGACGAGTCGTCCCCGCCCGACGACGAATCGTCGGATTCCCCGTCGTCCTCGGACACCACCAACGGTGCGATCCGACGGACCTCGGGGACCTGGCTGAGCATCGAGACGAACCGGGTGTAGACCAGGTGCAGCTCGTCGAGTCCCTCGAGGGCGTGGTGCTCCTCGGTCTCCTCGACCTCGGTACCCGAACCCGCGACGAACAGATCGACCAGGCGGTCGGTCGCCGTCTTGGCGTCGGAGTACCGCGGCTGCTGGGAGAACCCGGTCCACGATCCCTCGACGTCGAGATCGCGGAAGGTGAAGTACCGCAACCCCTTCTTTCCCATCACGAAGATGATGGGGTCCTTGCCCTCGTCGCGCAGCAACGCCAACAGCTCACGGGTGGCCCGCAGGACGTTGGAGTTGTAACCGCCGCACTGGCCGCTGTCACTGGTGACGACCAGCACGCCGGCACGCTTGGGCTCCGGACGCTCCACCAGCAGCGGGTGATCCAGGGTCGCCGACTTGCTGGCCAGTTCGGAGAGGACCGAGGTCATCTCCTCGGCGTAGGGCTTCGACGCGGTCACCCGGGCCTGGGCCTTGGTGATGCGCGAGGTCGCGATCAGCTCCTGCGCCTTGGTGATCTTGCGCGTCGACTGGACCGACCTGATGCGTGAGCGCAGTTCACGAATACTCGCCATCGGCTGCCTCACACCTCCTTCGGGTTGACCACACGGTCACGGTTTGTCATGGGTCCTACGACTTCTTCTTGAGCTTGATCTCCTCGTTGTTGACCTCTTCGGGGTCCAACGAGTCCGACTCCTCCTCGTTCACGACGCGCGATCCGTCGCTGGCGAGGAAGCCCTGCTTGAACTTGTTCGTCTCGTCGACCAGGGCCTCGGCCTGATCGTCGGACAGTGCCTTGCCACCGGCGATCGAGTCGTAGACACCGGTCGCGCTGTGGTGCAGGTGGCTGATCAGTTCGCTCTCGAAGCGCTTGATGTCCTCGACCGGGACCGAGTCGAAATGTCCCTCACCGCAGAGGTAGATCGAGACGATCTGGTCCTCGACGGCAGCCGGGCTGTACTGATCCTGCTTGAGCAGCTCGACCCAGCGGGCACCACGCTCGAGCTGGGCCTTCGAGGCGTCGTCCAGGTCGGAGGCGAAGGCCGAGAAGGCTTCCAGCTCACGGAACTGGGCGAGCTCGAGACGCAGCGAGCCACTGACCTTCTTGAGGCCCTTGGTCTGCGCGGCGCCACCGACACGGGAGACCGAGGTGCCGACGTTGATCGCCGGTCGGACGCCCTTGTTGAACAGGTCGGACTCGAGGAAGACCTGTCCGTCGGTGATCGAGATGACGTTGGTCGGGATGAACGCCGAGACGTCGTTGGCCTTGGTCTCGATGATCGGCAGGCCGGTCATCGAGCCGCCGCCGAGCTCGTCGGACAGCTTCGCGCAACGCTCCAGCAGACGCGAGTGCAAGTAGAAGACGTCACCGGGGTACGCCTCGCGGCCCGGCGGGCGACGCAGCAGCAGTGAGATGGCGCGGTAGGCCTCGGCCTGCTTGGTCAGGTCGTCGAACACGATGAGGACGTGCTTGCCCTCGTACATCCAGTGCTGCCCGATGGCCGAGCCGGTGTACGGCGCCAGCCACTTGAAGCCGGCCGAGTCGGACGCGGGCGCGGCGACGATGGTGGTGAACTCGAGAGCTCCCGCGTCATCGAGCGCCTTCTTGACGCCGGCGATCGTCGAGCCCTTCTGGCCGATCGCGACATAGATGCAACGGACCTGCTTGTCGGGGTCACCGGTCTCCCAGTTCGCCTTCTGGTTCAGGATCGCGTCGATGCAGACCGCGGTCTTGCCGGTCTTGCGGTCACCGATGATCAGCTGGCGCTGTCCGCGACCGATCGCGGTCATCGCGTCGATGGCGGTGATGCCGGTCGCGAGCGACTCCTCGACGGGCTGACGCTCGAGAACGCTGGCCGCCTGGAGCTCGAGCACGCGGGTCTCGGACGACTCGATGTCGCCCTGCCCGTCGATCGGCTGACCGAGCGGGTTGATCACGCGGCCGAGGAAGTTGTCACCGACCGGGACCGAGAGCACGCCGCCGGTACGGCTGACCTGCTGGCCCTCCTCGATGGATTCGTAGTCACCGAGGATGACCACGCCGATCTCGTCTTCGTCGAGGTTCAGTGCGACACCGAGGACGCCGCCGGGGAATTCCAGCAGCTCGTTGGCCATCGCGCCGGGGAGACCACTGACGTGGGCGATTCCGTCGGCGGTGTCGGTGACGACACCGACCTCCTCGCGGGACGCCTCGGCCGTGAACGTCGAGACGTACTGCTCGATCGCGCCTTTGATCTCGTCGGATGAGATCGTCAACTCCGCCATGAGTATTCGTCTTCCTTGCGTTGGGGTGGGTATGTGGTGGCCTGGGCCAGTGGACTTCGGGACGCCGCGGTGCGGCAGCTACCTGGGCAGCTCTTCGGCCGCCTTGGCCAGTCGGGTCGCGACGTCT
This window of the Williamsia phyllosphaerae genome carries:
- a CDS encoding F0F1 ATP synthase subunit gamma, coding for MASIRELRSRIRSVQSTRKITKAQELIATSRITKAQARVTASKPYAEEMTSVLSELASKSATLDHPLLVERPEPKRAGVLVVTSDSGQCGGYNSNVLRATRELLALLRDEGKDPIIFVMGKKGLRYFTFRDLDVEGSWTGFSQQPRYSDAKTATDRLVDLFVAGSGTEVEETEEHHALEGLDELHLVYTRFVSMLSQVPEVRRIAPLVVSEDDGESDDSSSGGDDSSTEARNYSFEPGAETLLSALLPKYIATRVYAALLEAAASESAARRTAMKAATDNADELITDLSRQANQLRQAQITQEISEIVGGASALAK
- the atpA gene encoding F0F1 ATP synthase subunit alpha, which gives rise to MAELTISSDEIKGAIEQYVSTFTAEASREEVGVVTDTADGIAHVSGLPGAMANELLEFPGGVLGVALNLDEDEIGVVILGDYESIEEGQQVSRTGGVLSVPVGDNFLGRVINPLGQPIDGQGDIESSETRVLELQAASVLERQPVEESLATGITAIDAMTAIGRGQRQLIIGDRKTGKTAVCIDAILNQKANWETGDPDKQVRCIYVAIGQKGSTIAGVKKALDDAGALEFTTIVAAPASDSAGFKWLAPYTGSAIGQHWMYEGKHVLIVFDDLTKQAEAYRAISLLLRRPPGREAYPGDVFYLHSRLLERCAKLSDELGGGSMTGLPIIETKANDVSAFIPTNVISITDGQVFLESDLFNKGVRPAINVGTSVSRVGGAAQTKGLKKVSGSLRLELAQFRELEAFSAFASDLDDASKAQLERGARWVELLKQDQYSPAAVEDQIVSIYLCGEGHFDSVPVEDIKRFESELISHLHHSATGVYDSIAGGKALSDDQAEALVDETNKFKQGFLASDGSRVVNEEESDSLDPEEVNNEEIKLKKKS